A genomic segment from Luteolibacter ambystomatis encodes:
- a CDS encoding leucine-rich repeat domain-containing protein, with translation MKPYSKLFVSVLSLSLMGASCRKSDSTASGEGKGGDASVPELRSKAKAPAEPSKLLKVNWERGIAQALSAQLGKPASDMTEADAQSITNLNIDKKDLVSLMGLENLVNLRTLSANGNRISELRPLLALKQLETLKLNGNQISDISALAEMGSLKSIELENNDIVKIDALAKIPNLQQLFLSGNQITDLTPVYSLSSLTFLSASHNNLATLPTVKPGENLISLDVTYNRLQIEDGSAAKNQIDGARNKSRLRYRPQRDPIVDDGYLEIALRKELKKPFGALAAEELSQLQTLVIPESNIRSLKGLEYAVNLKTINIRRSKVTDIAPLADLKELRNVDINSSRVTDISPLAGLPKLVVLQVGGLKHLDLQLLVACPALTILEAKDCGLENLNGVAAIRTLTTIDVTSNPARTIAPICQLQDLKVLDIKGTRFQDIELLGEMKNLNRLVVSFCDLKDIGWVSNLKALKALNVSNNPIGEFSPVAALEELQEFRASETGMSDLSPLKALAKLEVIELKGNRISDLSPLSSLQGVRRLDISQNAVSNAKPISGFTKLQALNVAANPIANSRDLPPLKGNTKPAPGAGPMPAANAVAPPAVDE, from the coding sequence ATGAAACCGTATTCCAAGCTTTTTGTCTCCGTGCTGTCGCTTTCCCTCATGGGGGCGTCATGCCGGAAGAGTGATTCCACCGCCTCCGGTGAGGGAAAAGGCGGTGACGCTTCCGTTCCCGAGCTCCGCTCCAAGGCCAAGGCTCCCGCCGAACCCTCGAAGCTCCTCAAGGTGAATTGGGAGAGAGGCATCGCCCAAGCCCTGTCCGCACAGCTGGGCAAGCCCGCGTCCGACATGACCGAAGCGGATGCGCAGTCCATCACCAACCTGAATATCGACAAGAAGGACCTCGTAAGTCTGATGGGGCTGGAGAACCTTGTGAACCTCCGCACATTGTCCGCGAACGGGAACCGCATCTCCGAGCTTCGCCCTTTGCTCGCGTTGAAGCAACTCGAGACGTTGAAACTCAATGGCAATCAGATTTCCGACATCAGCGCGCTGGCGGAAATGGGCAGCCTCAAGAGTATCGAGCTGGAAAACAACGACATCGTGAAGATTGATGCGTTGGCGAAAATACCCAATCTCCAGCAGCTTTTTCTCTCCGGCAACCAGATCACCGATCTCACGCCGGTCTATTCCCTCTCTTCCCTTACCTTCCTCTCAGCCTCCCACAACAATCTGGCGACTCTGCCGACGGTGAAGCCCGGGGAAAACCTGATCTCGCTGGATGTCACCTACAACCGCCTGCAAATCGAGGACGGTTCCGCGGCGAAAAACCAGATCGATGGAGCGCGCAACAAATCCCGGCTCCGCTATCGTCCGCAGCGGGATCCGATTGTGGACGATGGGTACCTTGAGATTGCCCTGCGGAAAGAATTGAAGAAGCCGTTCGGTGCCTTGGCTGCCGAAGAACTCTCCCAGTTGCAGACTCTCGTCATCCCGGAAAGCAATATCCGTTCCCTCAAGGGGCTGGAGTATGCCGTCAATCTCAAGACCATCAACATCCGGCGCTCCAAGGTGACGGACATCGCACCATTGGCCGATCTGAAGGAGTTGCGCAATGTGGACATCAACAGCTCGCGGGTGACGGACATCTCGCCTTTGGCGGGGCTGCCCAAGCTTGTTGTTCTCCAGGTCGGGGGGCTGAAACATCTCGATCTCCAGCTCCTCGTCGCCTGCCCCGCATTGACGATTCTGGAGGCGAAGGATTGCGGTCTGGAGAATCTCAACGGCGTAGCGGCCATCCGCACGCTCACCACCATCGACGTGACCTCCAATCCCGCGCGCACCATCGCTCCGATCTGCCAGTTGCAGGATTTGAAGGTGCTCGATATCAAAGGCACCCGCTTTCAGGACATCGAGTTGCTGGGTGAGATGAAAAACCTCAACCGCCTGGTCGTGTCCTTTTGCGATCTGAAGGACATCGGCTGGGTGTCCAATCTCAAGGCATTGAAGGCCTTGAACGTATCGAACAATCCCATCGGTGAGTTCTCGCCGGTCGCGGCATTGGAGGAGCTTCAGGAATTCCGTGCGTCCGAGACGGGCATGTCGGATCTGTCTCCTTTGAAAGCACTGGCGAAGCTGGAGGTGATCGAACTGAAGGGGAACCGCATCTCGGATCTCTCGCCTTTGTCCTCGCTCCAGGGCGTGAGACGTCTGGATATTTCCCAGAACGCGGTGTCCAATGCCAAGCCGATCTCCGGGTTCACCAAACTCCAGGCGTTGAATGTCGCGGCAAATCCCATCGCAAATTCCCGCGATCTTCCTCCCTTGAAAGGAAATACAAAGCCTGCTCCGGGGGCAGGTCCCATGCCGGCGGCGAATGCGGTGGCTCCTCCTGCCGTGGACGAATAA
- a CDS encoding M60 family metallopeptidase, whose protein sequence is MSATHGESTWLESLEAASPTAANPLLIPKGDAAGRERWAEWIANYSTLPADQVRSNPAASVFPGAVKGEVGRVKGRRFGIELDRAYWQFTGLYAPPGEKITITVSGGLPAETKIRIGCHTDDLFETDQWSRFPVISREVTLATGKTEIVNPFGGLIYIDVPRDAGRGGRYLPTHGGCVWLDEHPAREPRGVREILIDGAVEAPHFRLGKTTPEEWRKQLRDTGAPWGELEGRNMSFALPADVLASVEDPAELLQYWDRVLDEAWKFSGFPGTRGPTERFVPDIQTAAGLLHSGYPIVGQYSHAREMVDLATLRSEGNWGLFHELGHNHQSDAYTFDRFVEVTVNLHTLYLMKAVCRREPAEARLGWDVTADLRKLTVGDAGVFERLALYVPLIEEFGFESFTRTFRTYWVEGGMPEMSDNQKKIDEFVRRYSQAVGHDCSGYFARVGLPCGARTSAGLANLPKFMPPGLE, encoded by the coding sequence GTGTCTGCGACCCATGGGGAAAGCACTTGGCTCGAGAGCCTGGAGGCGGCATCCCCCACCGCCGCGAATCCGCTCCTGATTCCCAAAGGGGATGCAGCGGGTCGTGAACGATGGGCGGAATGGATTGCGAACTATTCCACGCTGCCGGCCGACCAGGTACGCTCCAATCCTGCCGCCTCGGTGTTTCCCGGCGCGGTGAAAGGAGAGGTTGGCCGCGTGAAGGGCCGCCGGTTCGGAATCGAGCTGGATCGGGCCTACTGGCAGTTCACCGGACTTTATGCTCCTCCGGGAGAGAAGATAACGATCACGGTTTCCGGAGGCCTGCCCGCGGAGACGAAAATTCGCATCGGCTGCCATACGGATGATCTTTTCGAGACGGACCAGTGGTCACGCTTTCCCGTCATTTCGCGCGAGGTAACCCTGGCCACCGGGAAAACGGAGATCGTCAACCCGTTCGGCGGGCTGATTTACATCGATGTCCCCCGGGATGCCGGCCGGGGAGGGCGGTATCTTCCGACTCATGGCGGATGCGTCTGGCTCGACGAACATCCCGCGCGGGAACCCCGTGGGGTGCGGGAGATTCTCATCGACGGCGCCGTGGAGGCCCCACATTTCCGCTTGGGAAAAACGACTCCTGAAGAGTGGCGGAAACAACTGCGTGATACGGGAGCACCGTGGGGCGAGTTGGAAGGCCGCAACATGAGTTTCGCACTGCCTGCGGATGTTCTCGCCAGTGTGGAGGATCCGGCGGAATTGCTCCAATATTGGGATCGAGTGCTGGACGAAGCATGGAAATTCTCCGGTTTCCCCGGCACCCGGGGACCTACCGAACGATTCGTTCCCGATATCCAGACCGCCGCCGGGCTTCTGCATTCGGGCTACCCGATCGTCGGCCAATATTCACATGCGCGCGAGATGGTGGATCTGGCGACGCTTCGAAGCGAAGGGAACTGGGGGCTGTTTCATGAACTGGGTCACAACCACCAGAGCGATGCGTATACGTTCGACCGCTTTGTGGAGGTCACGGTGAACCTGCATACCCTCTACTTGATGAAGGCGGTTTGCCGCAGGGAACCCGCGGAAGCGCGGTTGGGATGGGATGTCACCGCCGATCTTAGAAAATTGACCGTGGGGGATGCCGGTGTCTTCGAGCGTCTGGCGCTGTATGTGCCGCTGATCGAGGAGTTTGGGTTCGAATCATTCACCCGGACCTTCCGGACGTATTGGGTGGAAGGTGGGATGCCGGAGATGTCGGACAACCAAAAGAAGATCGACGAGTTTGTAAGGCGCTATTCGCAAGCTGTCGGCCACGATTGCAGCGGATATTTCGCCCGCGTGGGCCTGCCATGCGGCGCGCGGACTTCGGCCGGGCTTGCGAACCTGCCGAAGTTCATGCCTCCCGGATTGGAGTGA
- a CDS encoding transglutaminase-like domain-containing protein, with product MAEASFDDGTTAHDRAKIYEFLDKVETAVGIKEFETVPYERAKHLAESLGNLDRLSLPPRVFLDHLKTVESGKSRFYRQQPLAPEQVDDYLLPMRLRYEHASHQEWMVELAGKFRPLVKEGTGVDEAAVLITRWISDHLKVIGPTRAYRIPVCGDLDPMTVLRGKAGTETDLSIFAVAAFRSLGIPARLTWAPALRNEDGGKVWIEYLRENGEWAAWAPSCGSTCDGGKALRAELNGKLVFVLTNPEAPLDVTGAYAPMVELRFESAQQDTTACILVPGSTGLAPAGGLESDGIKPGHGIRFARGASYLAVTSGGRAFFLSFLDPGKDCKNILVRMENGLPRIEQSP from the coding sequence GTGGCGGAGGCTTCGTTTGATGACGGCACCACTGCCCATGACCGCGCGAAGATTTATGAATTTCTGGACAAGGTGGAGACCGCTGTCGGGATCAAGGAATTTGAAACCGTTCCTTATGAACGCGCGAAGCACCTTGCGGAAAGCCTCGGGAACCTCGACCGCTTGTCATTGCCTCCACGGGTGTTCCTGGATCATCTGAAGACGGTGGAATCGGGGAAAAGCAGATTTTACCGCCAGCAGCCGCTTGCACCGGAACAGGTGGATGACTATCTGCTGCCCATGCGGCTCCGCTATGAGCATGCTTCCCATCAGGAATGGATGGTGGAACTCGCCGGCAAATTCCGTCCGCTTGTCAAAGAAGGGACCGGTGTGGACGAAGCCGCTGTCTTGATCACCCGTTGGATTTCAGACCACCTCAAGGTGATAGGGCCGACACGCGCCTATCGGATTCCCGTGTGCGGTGATCTGGATCCGATGACGGTCCTGAGAGGAAAAGCCGGGACGGAGACCGACCTTTCCATCTTTGCCGTGGCCGCTTTTCGTTCGCTTGGCATACCAGCCCGCCTTACCTGGGCTCCGGCCCTGCGGAATGAAGATGGGGGCAAGGTTTGGATCGAGTATCTCCGCGAGAATGGAGAATGGGCGGCCTGGGCTCCGTCCTGCGGCTCCACATGTGACGGAGGGAAGGCCCTGCGTGCGGAACTGAATGGAAAGCTCGTGTTCGTTCTCACGAACCCCGAAGCGCCCCTGGATGTCACCGGGGCCTACGCGCCAATGGTGGAACTGCGTTTTGAATCCGCCCAGCAGGATACCACCGCGTGCATCCTGGTACCCGGCTCCACCGGTCTGGCTCCCGCCGGCGGTCTGGAGTCGGATGGGATCAAGCCGGGCCACGGTATCCGTTTCGCACGTGGCGCTTCATATCTCGCAGTGACCTCCGGTGGGCGGGCATTTTTCCTGTCCTTCCTGGATCCCGGCAAAGATTGCAAAAACATTCTGGTCCGGATGGAGAACGGCTTGCCCCGAATCGAGCAGTCCCCTTAA
- a CDS encoding sulfotransferase family 2 domain-containing protein — translation MLADCPKPWLFIHIPKTAGTSIERALSPMATGVQNPKDFTQEQLDTFGLPGGLRKAPPGQRPDVLSQVIQHESIRFFERRGQVDGRYIFTVVRNPHDRALSELFYLLRTSAEARAFFTGPSWADDLKRLADFNGYISHDLGASQADWLTDSTGKIRCDRVLRFESLQDDWQHLCADLGITAQLPHIHNSKRSYNWSDYYDDEAFELIGRKYARDFEAFGYSMERPAPEAADKPVAGPLALSSIPGFANHRRLELPDGVLNAIEADGIWENFEPAEAMQVATECYRVIRPGGTLKVLTHDLGAASQLLEMQSEDAERYVVDYMDKHLPVANGSTGAPVYAPAFVLNHWMHKHAFVYDEGMLVETLAEAAFSRFDREDAGFARLAVTARK, via the coding sequence ATGCTCGCGGATTGTCCCAAGCCTTGGTTGTTCATCCATATCCCCAAAACCGCCGGAACCAGCATCGAGCGAGCGTTGAGCCCCATGGCCACCGGCGTGCAGAATCCAAAGGATTTCACCCAGGAACAACTCGACACCTTCGGGCTTCCCGGCGGCTTGCGCAAGGCTCCTCCAGGCCAGAGGCCCGACGTCCTCAGCCAGGTCATCCAACATGAGTCCATACGCTTTTTCGAGCGCCGGGGCCAGGTTGACGGGCGTTACATCTTCACCGTTGTTCGGAATCCCCACGATCGCGCGCTCTCGGAATTGTTTTATCTCCTGAGGACGAGTGCGGAAGCCAGAGCGTTCTTTACCGGACCATCCTGGGCGGACGATCTCAAGAGGCTGGCCGACTTCAATGGCTACATCAGCCATGACCTGGGAGCGAGCCAGGCCGATTGGCTGACGGACAGCACCGGCAAAATCCGTTGTGACCGTGTTCTCAGGTTCGAATCGCTTCAGGATGACTGGCAGCACCTGTGCGCCGATCTCGGCATCACGGCACAACTCCCGCACATCCACAACAGCAAGCGAAGCTACAACTGGTCCGACTACTACGATGACGAGGCTTTCGAACTGATCGGGAGGAAATATGCCCGCGATTTCGAAGCGTTCGGTTATTCGATGGAACGTCCCGCCCCGGAAGCAGCGGACAAACCCGTGGCCGGGCCATTGGCACTATCCAGCATCCCGGGATTCGCCAACCACCGGCGGCTGGAGTTGCCGGACGGGGTCCTCAACGCCATAGAAGCGGACGGGATCTGGGAGAATTTCGAACCGGCTGAGGCTATGCAGGTGGCAACAGAGTGTTACCGGGTGATCCGCCCGGGAGGCACCCTGAAGGTCCTGACCCATGATCTCGGCGCGGCTTCCCAACTGCTGGAAATGCAAAGCGAGGACGCGGAACGCTATGTCGTGGACTACATGGACAAGCATCTGCCTGTAGCCAACGGTTCCACAGGAGCTCCGGTTTATGCCCCCGCGTTCGTACTCAACCATTGGATGCACAAGCATGCCTTCGTCTATGACGAGGGCATGCTGGTGGAGACTCTCGCGGAAGCGGCGTTCAGCCGGTTTGACCGCGAAGATGCGGGGTTTGCCCGTCTTGCCGTGACAGCTCGGAAATAG
- a CDS encoding glycosyltransferase: MQTPHPSPTLPVISSLWIGDELPALGELTIRSFMDHGHAFDLYTYGPVKGVPEGASVLDGSSIIPRSSLFRHNTGSFAPFADWFRYELLYRKGGVWTDLDVACLKPFQPEAMPWFCRQEGGIISVGLLAFEPGHEVLRQLVEFCEKPGRRRAWQPASPHYSNDEEEKARLRINAPFASNGPFAFTEVIKHHELAETAAPHHLVYPFAYPRWLGSFNGKFRLEDDMFRDSIAIHLYGEMLRRSPNAVKQCPPGNLVDTLMLKHRCLSPLFSGHEPVTDN, from the coding sequence ATGCAAACGCCTCATCCATCTCCAACCCTGCCAGTCATTTCATCCCTTTGGATCGGCGATGAACTACCCGCGTTGGGGGAACTGACCATCCGTTCGTTCATGGATCATGGCCATGCATTCGATCTATACACCTACGGTCCGGTGAAGGGAGTGCCGGAGGGAGCTTCCGTGCTCGATGGCTCATCGATCATCCCCCGCTCGTCCCTGTTCCGGCACAATACCGGCAGTTTCGCTCCATTCGCGGATTGGTTCCGCTACGAACTTCTCTATCGGAAAGGTGGTGTCTGGACGGATCTCGATGTGGCATGTCTGAAGCCGTTCCAACCCGAGGCCATGCCTTGGTTCTGCCGCCAGGAGGGTGGTATCATTTCCGTCGGTTTGCTGGCGTTCGAGCCCGGTCATGAGGTCTTGCGCCAGCTTGTCGAGTTCTGCGAAAAGCCCGGGCGGAGGCGTGCATGGCAGCCCGCTTCCCCACACTATTCAAACGATGAGGAAGAAAAAGCCCGGTTGCGAATCAACGCGCCATTCGCATCGAACGGCCCTTTCGCGTTCACCGAGGTGATCAAGCACCATGAACTGGCCGAAACGGCGGCACCCCATCATCTGGTCTATCCATTTGCCTACCCGCGCTGGCTCGGGAGCTTCAACGGCAAGTTCCGTCTGGAGGATGACATGTTCCGGGATTCAATCGCCATCCATCTCTATGGCGAAATGCTGAGACGCTCCCCGAATGCGGTCAAACAATGCCCGCCAGGCAATCTCGTGGATACATTGATGTTGAAGCACCGGTGCCTGAGCCCGTTGTTCTCCGGGCACGAACCGGTGACAGACAACTAG